The Salegentibacter sp. Hel_I_6 region TCAGCTGAGAACTTAATTTATCTTTTATTATTTTTTAAAGTTCTAAAATTAGATTTCATTAAGTTTATAAAAAAATCACCTATTAGTGTAAAAATGAGTTTAACTACATTTTTTCTTGCATCACTGGCTATGGCTTTTGTAATGTCTAACCTTGGGATTATTATGAGACAAAAATCTATGGTAATGTATTTTCTGTTTTTTGTGATTTATTATTATCTGGCGCAGAAGAAGTACGACAAGATTATTAAGTTGAAGCGAAGGAAGCAGGCGACTGAAAGGGCGAAATTGGAAATTGAAAGTTAGTGCGCAGTGTCAAATGGAAGTAAGCGGCTTATTTTATTTATCATTAATTCGGTTCTAGATTGTAAGTTTTTGGTTTGTTGTTTAAGTATTGTGATAATTGTATAGCAGTCATGGCCAACTATTCAGTTCGCGGTTATGGATTTTCGGTTTTGAGTCGTGTGTAGAGCTTAGCCCGAACATAGAAAAGCCTGTAGAGATTCAGACGAATGATAGAAACTTTTTCAAGTATGTTTATGGTTAGCGTTTGGGGTTCGTTGTTTTGGTCATTAAGAGCAAGGAAGGAGCGCAACAATCTTTGTTGGATTAGTTCTCTGTGCTTGGTTGTGAGTTATAAGTTTGGTGTTTGTTTTATAGTGAAACCTATTCCAATTAATTACAAATCACATCGATGTCATACTGATTCTAGAAGTTCATCTTAACTTTGTCAATTACCTAATTAAAAATTCCCGAATTAACGGGTTAACCAATTAACCAAATTAACATGAATAATGGAACTTTAGTAATTTCCCTGGATTTTGAACTTTTGTGGGGGGTATTTGATAAAGTAAATTGGAGAGATAAGACAGCGTATTTTGAAAGAACTCGTAAACTCATTCCAGAACTCCTTCAGCTTTTTCACAAATACGATATTCATTGTACCTGGGCCACAGTAGGTATGCTTTTTAATGAAAACTGGGATGAGTGGAATGCAAATATTCCCGAATGTTTGCCAGACTATGAGAATAAAAATCTTTCTGCATATAAATACGGGAAGAGTATTCAATCTAAAGAAACTGAAAAATTGTGTTTTGCACCCAACCTGGTAAAACTTATTACTGAGTCTAAGGGCCAGGAATTGGGGTCACACACTTATTCACATTATTACTGCCTTGAGCCTGGGCAGGATTCTCTGGCATTCAAATCAGACTTAGAAAAGTCTTCGGAACTGGCTTCTAATCATGGAGTAGAATTGAAATCTTTGGTATTTCCCAGAAACCAATACAATTCAGATTACCTCGAGATCTGCGGAAAAGCAGGAATAGAAGCAGTTAGAACTAATCCTAATAATTGGTACTGGAAAAATACCCAGAAAGATAGCCTTATTCAAAAAATTTTTAGAACGGGAGATGCTTATTTCGGTCTTTTAGATAAATCCTATAGTTCTTCGCAGATCCAGAATTTCACTAAAAATATTACCGGCCAGAAAGCGAGTAGGCTACTAAGACCATACTCTGGAAGGAAAATCCTCAATAGCTTAAAAACCAAAAGGATTTACAGGGAAATGGAATACGCTGCAAAAATGGGGCAGTATTATCATTTATGGTGGCATCCCCATAATTTTGGGAATAACCCCAATGAAAATTTAAGAGAACTGGAGAGCATACTTATTTTTTATAGAAAACTAAAAAATAAGTATGCTATGCAATCCTTAAACATGAACGAATTAAAAACTGATCATTTTGAGATAAAATCTTAAGAATTTAAAAAGAGCTATAAACCTTCCGGCTTTAATGTAATTGGAGAAAACCATTTTGGCATAGGCATTTGCGCGATCTTTAAAATAATTTGAGAGTTCTAACCGGGAAGAAGCTTTGTAATATTTGGATAAAAGAATGTAAGTATTGAATTTAGATTTTAATTGTATAGATCTTTCTATGCTACTCCACATTGCCCTGGAGTGTATGCGGTAAAGACTTGGTTCAATTTCCTTTAAGAACTTGCCTTTACCGTAATTTCCCAATAAACTTATCCAAAAATTATCTCCATTAAAAATTTTCGTGAATTCCACAGGGATATCCTGAATTAAATTTCTAAAACACCAGGTAGATATAGGCGGTTGAATATATGCTCGCTGCAGTTCTAAAGCACTAAAATCCCTTTCGCTTAATGAAATTTCCTCATTTTTTAAAATTGGAACATCATTTTCATCTATCAAGTTTACTTTGTGGTAGGTTAAGCTAGTGTCAGGATTGGCAAATAAATAGTCTACTTGTTTCTGTAGTTTATATTTGTCGGTCCACATATCGTCACCATCGCAATAGGCTATAAACTGCCCATTACTGGAGAATAAGTTATATACAGAATTGAAAATCCCCGTAGGTTTAGAGGCTATACTAATATTATTTTCTCTGTGGTGTAGGAATAACCTTATTTTATCAGGAAATAACCTGGCATATTTTAAACATATTTCTCTGGTTCCATCTGTAGAAAAATCTTCCCCTAATAAAATTTCAAATTCAAAATTGGTTTTTTGGTTGAGTATATTATCTAGGCACTTTTCAATGTATTCAGCTTGATTATAGGTTTGTACACAAACACTTAGTAAAGATGATGCGCTACATTGGTTTGTTACCTCCTCGACTTTCCTTTTTTCAAAATTATTCTTAAATGTACTAAAGTCCATTTACGGGGAATTTTCT contains the following coding sequences:
- a CDS encoding polysaccharide deacetylase family protein, which produces MNNGTLVISLDFELLWGVFDKVNWRDKTAYFERTRKLIPELLQLFHKYDIHCTWATVGMLFNENWDEWNANIPECLPDYENKNLSAYKYGKSIQSKETEKLCFAPNLVKLITESKGQELGSHTYSHYYCLEPGQDSLAFKSDLEKSSELASNHGVELKSLVFPRNQYNSDYLEICGKAGIEAVRTNPNNWYWKNTQKDSLIQKIFRTGDAYFGLLDKSYSSSQIQNFTKNITGQKASRLLRPYSGRKILNSLKTKRIYREMEYAAKMGQYYHLWWHPHNFGNNPNENLRELESILIFYRKLKNKYAMQSLNMNELKTDHFEIKS
- a CDS encoding glycosyltransferase, giving the protein MDFSTFKNNFEKRKVEEVTNQCSASSLLSVCVQTYNQAEYIEKCLDNILNQKTNFEFEILLGEDFSTDGTREICLKYARLFPDKIRLFLHHRENNISIASKPTGIFNSVYNLFSSNGQFIAYCDGDDMWTDKYKLQKQVDYLFANPDTSLTYHKVNLIDENDVPILKNEEISLSERDFSALELQRAYIQPPISTWCFRNLIQDIPVEFTKIFNGDNFWISLLGNYGKGKFLKEIEPSLYRIHSRAMWSSIERSIQLKSKFNTYILLSKYYKASSRLELSNYFKDRANAYAKMVFSNYIKAGRFIALFKFLRFYLKMISF